The following is a genomic window from Opitutaceae bacterium.
CGGCGATATGCCCCAAACGTGATGGTGCCGCGATGAAGGCACGTCACCTCGCCTGGCGCTGTGCGCATGCTGGCAATGAAGCACAGTCCTCCATAGACAGCGTCGGGTGGGATCATTCGGGCAAGATGGTCCTCGTTTCCGAGTCCATTTTGAAGCGTCACGACAATCGTTCGCTCACGCAGCAGCGGCGGCAGGAGGCGCGCCAGTTCACCATTGGACACGGTCTTGAGCGTGATGAGGACCAGGTCCACAGTTCCCGCACCCTCGGGAGTGGTGTGCGCATGAACTGGAAAAATCCGCGTCACGTCATCACCTTCCCGCAGCACCAGGCCCGATTCCTGGAGCCGGGCGTAGTCGCTTCTAACGATGAAGTGAACCTCGCACCCCGCCTGCGCAAGACGTCCTCCGTAGTAGAGGCCAAGTGCTCCCGCGCCAAGGATCGCGACCTTCTGGAAACGACGCGCGTCCGCGACCGAGTCCTCCCTCCCGAATGCAGTGCGCGACTCCATTTCCAGCCTGATGCCGTCCCGGCGCTAGTGCGCCCGCGCCGCGGCCTTCGCGCGGAGCTTCAAGTTGACAAACTCCACCGCACAGGAAAAGGCCATCGCGAAGTAGATGTAGCCCTTCGAAATGTGCTGGTGCAGCCCCTCCGCCATCAGCGAGACGCCGATGAGAATCAGAAAGCTGAGCGCGAGCATCTTGAGGGTGGGGTGGCGTTCGACGAAGTCACTGATCACCCCGGCAAATGCAAGCATGACTCCAAGGGCGATGATGACGGCTGTCATCATGACCCACAGCTGGTTGGCCATGCCGATGGCGGTGATCACGGAGTCGAGCGAGAACACGATGTCCAGCAGGATTATCTGGGCGATCACCTTCGAGAAGGAAACCGCCTTGCTGGCGACGGCATGCCCACCCGCGCCTTCGAGTTTTTCGTGAATCTCATAGGTGCTCTTTGCGATGAGGAACAAGCCTCCGCTCAGCAGGATGATATCCCGCCCGGAAATTGAGAACTCAAGGACATGAAACAAGGGCGTCGTGAGCTTCGCAATCCAGGCGATGCCCGCCAGCAGTAGCAGTCGCGTGACCAGGGCCAGTGCGAGACCCGTTTGCCGCGCCTTGGCCTGCCTCTCCTTGGGAAGCTTTCCGGCGAGAATCGAAATGAATATGATATTGTCGATGCCGAGAACGATCTCGAGCGCGGTGAGTGTCAGCAGCGAAATCCAAACCTGGGGATCTGCGAGAAATTCCATGGAAAAAGATCGAGCAGCGAGGCAGAGTCGCAGCCACGGGTCAATGCGTTGCGAAAGACGCCTGCAACGATTTCTGTCGGGCAAATCCAGCGGATGAAGTGCAGCCCGGTTGCCGGGCGCCGCAGATCACGATCCCGATTCCGTGACACCAGTCAGACTCTCCGCTGCGGCGCGCCCTGCGAGCCAGCCGGTCGTCCAGGCGGATTGGAAATTGAATCCGCCCGTGATTCCATCGATGTCCAGCACCTCGCCGGCAAGGTGGAGCCCCCGGCACTTCCGGCTTTCCATGGTACGGAAATCCACCTCGTTCAGCCGCACGCCGCCGCACGTGACAAACTCCTCCTTGTTGGCGCTCTTTCCCGTGACAGAAAATCTCGCGGTGATCACCTGCCCGGCGAGCTTTGCAATGGCGTCATTCGAAATCTGCGTCCATGTGGTGGTCTCACGCACACCTGCGGCCAACACCAGACGCTCCCAAAGGCGCGCTGGCAGGGGAAAGGGAGAAGACCCGCCCAACTGGCGGCGTGGATGCCGGCCGCGATGCGCAATCATGGCCATGTGGGCCGAGTCACGCGTATGCGTCGGGCAGAAATTCACCCCGAGTTCAAACTTGTACCCGCGTGCCGCCAGCACCCGGGCGCCCCATGCCGAAAGCTTCAGGATTGCCGGCCCGCTCATGCCCCAATGCGTGACAAGCAATGGTCCGCGTTCCTTCAGATCTGAGCCGGTCACGTGCGTTGAAGTGTCATCGAGGGACAATCCGGCGAGACCCTCAATGCGAGCATCATCAATGTGAAACGTGAACAGCGAAGGGACAGGAGGCTCAATCGTGTGCCCAAGCATCTCAGCAATCGACGAGCCCAGGCCCTTGAGCCCCCCTGTCGCCAAAATCAGCCGGTCAGCGATCAGGATCCGTTCGTTGGTGAGTTGAATCCTGAATCTGCCGTCTGATGCAGGGGCGTCCGGAGCCTCAGGTGGGCTTGCGTTGACCCTGCGAATCGGCGTCTGGATCAGGAGTGCGACACCTGCCCTTTCCACCGCCTGCATCAAGGCCGACGTGATCGTGGCCGAGTCGTCGGTGACCGGGAACATGCGCCCGTCCGACTCGGTTTTCAACGCCACCGAATGACGTTCAAACCAGGCGATCGTGTCCAACGGGCCGAAGCGATGAAAGGCGCCGAGCAGCTCCCTTCCGCCACGAGGATAGTGTCTGACAAGATCACGGGGGTTAAAGCAGGCATGCGTGACATTGCAGCGTCCGCCGCCCGAGATTCGAACCTTGGCGAGAGGATGGGCGGTCGCCTCACAGAGCGTAACCCGCCCCCGCCCCGCCA
Proteins encoded in this region:
- a CDS encoding TerC family protein — translated: MEFLADPQVWISLLTLTALEIVLGIDNIIFISILAGKLPKERQAKARQTGLALALVTRLLLLAGIAWIAKLTTPLFHVLEFSISGRDIILLSGGLFLIAKSTYEIHEKLEGAGGHAVASKAVSFSKVIAQIILLDIVFSLDSVITAIGMANQLWVMMTAVIIALGVMLAFAGVISDFVERHPTLKMLALSFLILIGVSLMAEGLHQHISKGYIYFAMAFSCAVEFVNLKLRAKAAARAH
- a CDS encoding NAD(P)/FAD-dependent oxidoreductase, which codes for MDRPHILVVGAGAAGCFAAIAAAEMLAGRGRVTLCEATAHPLAKVRISGGGRCNVTHACFNPRDLVRHYPRGGRELLGAFHRFGPLDTIAWFERHSVALKTESDGRMFPVTDDSATITSALMQAVERAGVALLIQTPIRRVNASPPEAPDAPASDGRFRIQLTNERILIADRLILATGGLKGLGSSIAEMLGHTIEPPVPSLFTFHIDDARIEGLAGLSLDDTSTHVTGSDLKERGPLLVTHWGMSGPAILKLSAWGARVLAARGYKFELGVNFCPTHTRDSAHMAMIAHRGRHPRRQLGGSSPFPLPARLWERLVLAAGVRETTTWTQISNDAIAKLAGQVITARFSVTGKSANKEEFVTCGGVRLNEVDFRTMESRKCRGLHLAGEVLDIDGITGGFNFQSAWTTGWLAGRAAAESLTGVTESGS